The Cucumis melo cultivar AY chromosome 6, USDA_Cmelo_AY_1.0, whole genome shotgun sequence genome includes a region encoding these proteins:
- the LOC103493319 gene encoding prolycopene isomerase, chloroplastic isoform X2 — MDKMFLFWKVMIYLEVLLILLKLRATSSTQVHLCFQGFNHVVHRQIHLPKSWMHLVSHFLVLIMIHGWSTYLKENFYHALVPQSFSRWISDIELDLETYASPNAVQEWQKLLETILPLSAAAMALPPLSIRGDWGVLSTAAARYAPSLLKSFIQMGPQGIIGSTKLLRPFSEIIDSLELKDPFIRNWLDLLAFLLAGVKTNGILSAEMIYMFAEWYKPGSCLEYPLHGSGAVVNALVQGLQKFGGRISLGSHVLNIIVENDRAVGVKLKTGQFIRAKKAVVSNASMWNTLALLPEGVVPKSYCDSVNTMPQCESFMHLHLGFDAEGIRDDLGIHHIVVNDWDRGVDADQNVVLISVPSVLSPDLAPPGKHVLHAYTPGTEPYTLWEGLDRRSSEYKNLKAERSEVMWRAVERAVGAGFKREKCEVKLVGSPLTHERFLRRKRGTYGPAIEAGKGSFPGHSTPIPQLYCCGDSTFPGIGVPAVAASGAIVANSLVSTSQHSQLLDAIGI, encoded by the exons ATGGACAAGATGTTCTTGTTTTGGAAAGTCATGATTTACCTGGAGGTGCTGCTCATTCTTTTGAAATTAAGGGCTACAAGTTCGACTCAGGTCCATCTTTGTTTTCAGGGTTTCAATCACGTGGTCCACAGGCAAATCCACTTGCCCAA GTCTTGGATGCACTTGGTGAGTCACTTCCTTGTGCTAATTATGATTCATGGATGGTCTACATACCTGAAGGAGAATTTTTATCACGCATTGGTCCCACAGAGTTTTTCAAGGTGGATATCAGACATTGAGTTG GATCTTGAGACGTATGCAAGTCCAAATGCTGTTCAAGAATGGCAAAAACTACTT GAAACCATACTTCCACTATCTGCTGCAGCAATGGCTCTACCACCTCTATCAATTCGAGGTGATTGGGGTGTTCTTTCAACAGCTGCGGCAAGATATGCTCCATCTCTCTTGAAATCTTTCATTCAAATGGGTCCTCAAGGTATTATTGGTTCGACCAAGCTTCTCAGACCATTCTCAGAAATCATCGACTCGTTGGAACTTAAAGACCCTTTTATTCGAAATTGGTTGGATCTGTTGGCTTTCTTACTTGCTGGAGTAAAAACAAATGGCATACTATCAGCAGAGATG ATATATATGTTTGCAGAATGGTATAAGCCTGGTTCCTGTCTTGAGTATCCACTTCATGGAAGTGGAGCAGTTGTTAATGCCCTTGTTCAAGGCCTGCAAAAATTTGGCGGGCGTATCTCCCTTGGAAGTCATGTTCTGAACATTATAGTGGAGAACGATCGGGCTGTTGGGGTCAAGCTAAAGACTGGTCAA TTTATACGTGCAAAGAAGGCTGTTGTGAGCAATGCATCGATGTGGAATACACTGGCCTTATTACCTGAAGGCGTTGTTCCTAAATCATATTGTGATAGTGTAAATACGATGCCACAATGTGAATCGTTTATGCATCTTCACTTAGGTTTTGATGCGGAG GGTATTCGCGACGATCTGGGAATTCATCATATAGTTGTAAACGATTGGGACAGAGGAGTCGATGCAGATCAAAACGTGGTTTTGATATCGGTACCAAGTGTTCTTAGTCCGGATCTAGCACCCCCTGGAAAACATGTATTACATGCATACACACCAGGAACTGAACCATATACTCTCTGGGAAGGACTTGACCGTAGGAGCTCTGAGTACAAAAATCTCAAAGCTGAAAGATCTGAG GTGATGTGGAGGGCAGTAGAGAGAGCCGTAGGAGCAGGTTTCAAGAGGGAAAAGTGTGAAGTGAAATTGGTGGGAAGTCCATTGACACATGAAAGGTTTCTTAGGAGGAAGAGAGGAACATATGGGCCAGCAATTGAAGCAGGAAAAGGGTCTTTCCCTGGGCATTCAACTCCAATTCCTCAGCTTTATTGCTGTGGGGATTCTACTTTTCCAGGCATTGGAGTCCCTGCTGTTGCAGCCAGCGGTGCCATTGTTGCCAATTCTTTAGTCTCTACTTCCCAACACTCTCAGCTTCTTGATGCAATTGGAAtttga
- the LOC103493319 gene encoding prolycopene isomerase, chloroplastic isoform X3, which translates to MDKMFLFWKVMIYLEVLLILLKLRATSSTQVHLCFQGFNHVVHRQIHLPKSWMHLVSHFLVLIMIHGWSTYLKENFYHALVPQSFSSLLCLQDLETYASPNAVQEWQKLLETILPLSAAAMALPPLSIRGDWGVLSTAAARYAPSLLKSFIQMGPQGIIGSTKLLRPFSEIIDSLELKDPFIRNWLDLLAFLLAGVKTNGILSAEMIYMFAEWYKPGSCLEYPLHGSGAVVNALVQGLQKFGGRISLGSHVLNIIVENDRAVGVKLKTGQFIRAKKAVVSNASMWNTLALLPEGVVPKSYCDSVNTMPQCESFMHLHLGFDAEGIRDDLGIHHIVVNDWDRGVDADQNVVLISVPSVLSPDLAPPGKHVLHAYTPGTEPYTLWEGLDRRSSEYKNLKAERSEVMWRAVERAVGAGFKREKCEVKLVGSPLTHERFLRRKRGTYGPAIEAGKGSFPGHSTPIPQLYCCGDSTFPGIGVPAVAASGAIVANSLVSTSQHSQLLDAIGI; encoded by the exons ATGGACAAGATGTTCTTGTTTTGGAAAGTCATGATTTACCTGGAGGTGCTGCTCATTCTTTTGAAATTAAGGGCTACAAGTTCGACTCAGGTCCATCTTTGTTTTCAGGGTTTCAATCACGTGGTCCACAGGCAAATCCACTTGCCCAA GTCTTGGATGCACTTGGTGAGTCACTTCCTTGTGCTAATTATGATTCATGGATGGTCTACATACCTGAAGGAGAATTTTTATCACGCATTGGTCCCACAGAGTTTTTCAAG TCTGTTGTGCCTTCAGGATCTTGAGACGTATGCAAGTCCAAATGCTGTTCAAGAATGGCAAAAACTACTT GAAACCATACTTCCACTATCTGCTGCAGCAATGGCTCTACCACCTCTATCAATTCGAGGTGATTGGGGTGTTCTTTCAACAGCTGCGGCAAGATATGCTCCATCTCTCTTGAAATCTTTCATTCAAATGGGTCCTCAAGGTATTATTGGTTCGACCAAGCTTCTCAGACCATTCTCAGAAATCATCGACTCGTTGGAACTTAAAGACCCTTTTATTCGAAATTGGTTGGATCTGTTGGCTTTCTTACTTGCTGGAGTAAAAACAAATGGCATACTATCAGCAGAGATG ATATATATGTTTGCAGAATGGTATAAGCCTGGTTCCTGTCTTGAGTATCCACTTCATGGAAGTGGAGCAGTTGTTAATGCCCTTGTTCAAGGCCTGCAAAAATTTGGCGGGCGTATCTCCCTTGGAAGTCATGTTCTGAACATTATAGTGGAGAACGATCGGGCTGTTGGGGTCAAGCTAAAGACTGGTCAA TTTATACGTGCAAAGAAGGCTGTTGTGAGCAATGCATCGATGTGGAATACACTGGCCTTATTACCTGAAGGCGTTGTTCCTAAATCATATTGTGATAGTGTAAATACGATGCCACAATGTGAATCGTTTATGCATCTTCACTTAGGTTTTGATGCGGAG GGTATTCGCGACGATCTGGGAATTCATCATATAGTTGTAAACGATTGGGACAGAGGAGTCGATGCAGATCAAAACGTGGTTTTGATATCGGTACCAAGTGTTCTTAGTCCGGATCTAGCACCCCCTGGAAAACATGTATTACATGCATACACACCAGGAACTGAACCATATACTCTCTGGGAAGGACTTGACCGTAGGAGCTCTGAGTACAAAAATCTCAAAGCTGAAAGATCTGAG GTGATGTGGAGGGCAGTAGAGAGAGCCGTAGGAGCAGGTTTCAAGAGGGAAAAGTGTGAAGTGAAATTGGTGGGAAGTCCATTGACACATGAAAGGTTTCTTAGGAGGAAGAGAGGAACATATGGGCCAGCAATTGAAGCAGGAAAAGGGTCTTTCCCTGGGCATTCAACTCCAATTCCTCAGCTTTATTGCTGTGGGGATTCTACTTTTCCAGGCATTGGAGTCCCTGCTGTTGCAGCCAGCGGTGCCATTGTTGCCAATTCTTTAGTCTCTACTTCCCAACACTCTCAGCTTCTTGATGCAATTGGAAtttga
- the LOC103493319 gene encoding prolycopene isomerase, chloroplastic isoform X1, whose amino-acid sequence MAMDLCSSMLPFYRPLSPSAFGVSGYRRPIFARSSSSTQEPTSIASVSLNNNKGFSGKAEADVVVIGSGIGGLCCAGLLARYGQDVLVLESHDLPGGAAHSFEIKGYKFDSGPSLFSGFQSRGPQANPLAQVLDALGESLPCANYDSWMVYIPEGEFLSRIGPTEFFKDLETYASPNAVQEWQKLLETILPLSAAAMALPPLSIRGDWGVLSTAAARYAPSLLKSFIQMGPQGIIGSTKLLRPFSEIIDSLELKDPFIRNWLDLLAFLLAGVKTNGILSAEMIYMFAEWYKPGSCLEYPLHGSGAVVNALVQGLQKFGGRISLGSHVLNIIVENDRAVGVKLKTGQFIRAKKAVVSNASMWNTLALLPEGVVPKSYCDSVNTMPQCESFMHLHLGFDAEGIRDDLGIHHIVVNDWDRGVDADQNVVLISVPSVLSPDLAPPGKHVLHAYTPGTEPYTLWEGLDRRSSEYKNLKAERSEVMWRAVERAVGAGFKREKCEVKLVGSPLTHERFLRRKRGTYGPAIEAGKGSFPGHSTPIPQLYCCGDSTFPGIGVPAVAASGAIVANSLVSTSQHSQLLDAIGI is encoded by the exons ATGGCAATGGACCTTTGCTCCAGTATGCTACCATTTTATCGCCCTCTTTCCCCTTCTGCTTTTGGAGTTTCAGGTTATCGGCGACCCATTTTTGCACGTAGCTCCAGCAGTACTCAGGAACCCACTTCTATTGCCTCCGTATCCCTTAACAACAACAAAGGCTTCTCAG GGAAGGCAGAGGCTGATGTTGTAGTAATTGGGAGTGGTATTGGGGGGCTTTGTTGTGCAGGGCTGTTAGCTAGATATGGACAAGATGTTCTTGTTTTGGAAAGTCATGATTTACCTGGAGGTGCTGCTCATTCTTTTGAAATTAAGGGCTACAAGTTCGACTCAGGTCCATCTTTGTTTTCAGGGTTTCAATCACGTGGTCCACAGGCAAATCCACTTGCCCAA GTCTTGGATGCACTTGGTGAGTCACTTCCTTGTGCTAATTATGATTCATGGATGGTCTACATACCTGAAGGAGAATTTTTATCACGCATTGGTCCCACAGAGTTTTTCAAG GATCTTGAGACGTATGCAAGTCCAAATGCTGTTCAAGAATGGCAAAAACTACTT GAAACCATACTTCCACTATCTGCTGCAGCAATGGCTCTACCACCTCTATCAATTCGAGGTGATTGGGGTGTTCTTTCAACAGCTGCGGCAAGATATGCTCCATCTCTCTTGAAATCTTTCATTCAAATGGGTCCTCAAGGTATTATTGGTTCGACCAAGCTTCTCAGACCATTCTCAGAAATCATCGACTCGTTGGAACTTAAAGACCCTTTTATTCGAAATTGGTTGGATCTGTTGGCTTTCTTACTTGCTGGAGTAAAAACAAATGGCATACTATCAGCAGAGATG ATATATATGTTTGCAGAATGGTATAAGCCTGGTTCCTGTCTTGAGTATCCACTTCATGGAAGTGGAGCAGTTGTTAATGCCCTTGTTCAAGGCCTGCAAAAATTTGGCGGGCGTATCTCCCTTGGAAGTCATGTTCTGAACATTATAGTGGAGAACGATCGGGCTGTTGGGGTCAAGCTAAAGACTGGTCAA TTTATACGTGCAAAGAAGGCTGTTGTGAGCAATGCATCGATGTGGAATACACTGGCCTTATTACCTGAAGGCGTTGTTCCTAAATCATATTGTGATAGTGTAAATACGATGCCACAATGTGAATCGTTTATGCATCTTCACTTAGGTTTTGATGCGGAG GGTATTCGCGACGATCTGGGAATTCATCATATAGTTGTAAACGATTGGGACAGAGGAGTCGATGCAGATCAAAACGTGGTTTTGATATCGGTACCAAGTGTTCTTAGTCCGGATCTAGCACCCCCTGGAAAACATGTATTACATGCATACACACCAGGAACTGAACCATATACTCTCTGGGAAGGACTTGACCGTAGGAGCTCTGAGTACAAAAATCTCAAAGCTGAAAGATCTGAG GTGATGTGGAGGGCAGTAGAGAGAGCCGTAGGAGCAGGTTTCAAGAGGGAAAAGTGTGAAGTGAAATTGGTGGGAAGTCCATTGACACATGAAAGGTTTCTTAGGAGGAAGAGAGGAACATATGGGCCAGCAATTGAAGCAGGAAAAGGGTCTTTCCCTGGGCATTCAACTCCAATTCCTCAGCTTTATTGCTGTGGGGATTCTACTTTTCCAGGCATTGGAGTCCCTGCTGTTGCAGCCAGCGGTGCCATTGTTGCCAATTCTTTAGTCTCTACTTCCCAACACTCTCAGCTTCTTGATGCAATTGGAAtttga